One window from the genome of Megalobrama amblycephala isolate DHTTF-2021 linkage group LG4, ASM1881202v1, whole genome shotgun sequence encodes:
- the LOC125266274 gene encoding uncharacterized protein LOC125266274: protein MICDNLQSALTEPDTVDELINKEVNSGFMIGPFDIPPFEHFRISPIGVATRKFSGKKRLIIDLSAPHNSPSPSINSLIPLEEFSLQYHDIDQAILLIKNAGRGSWLAKVDITSAFKVMPIHPDSWHLFGVRWHEKYYFAVRLTFGCKSSPKIFDMLSEAICWILSNNYAIPYLIHLLDDFLIISPPDAIPAAHLTTVQKVFSELGVPIAQDKTSGPATSIEFLGISLDTVKFQASLPKEKIDRIILVSSTLLDSPSCSKRELLSLLGHLNFAMRIIPQGRPFISHLLSLASSVAALEDQISLTNPCRDELKLWITFLKQWNGLSFFYNTLVSLPIDIQLYTDAAPSIGFGGFYQGRWFASTWPPQLLDATHFPASSALFELYPLVVAAFLWGKEWSTNNIIVYCDNEATVHCINKTRSHAPAMMPLLRRLIWIAACDQFIITAKHVPGSKNEIADSLSRFAFQKFRQLAPEADPNPTPVPHYSELIFP, encoded by the coding sequence ATGATTTGTGATAATCTTCAATCTGCTCTTACAGAACCCGACACAGTGGACGAATTGATCAATAAGGAAGTTAATTCTGGCTTCATGATCGGACCTTTTGATATTCCTCCTTTCGAACACTTTCGCATCAGCCCTATTGGAGTGGCTACAAGGAAATTCTCCGGTAAAAAACGTTTAATAATCGACCTCTCAGCCCCGCACAATTCTCCGTCTCCAAGCATAAACAGCCTCATTCCACTCGAAGAATTTTCTCTTCAGTACCATGATATTGACCAAGCAATACTGTTAATCAAAAACGCCGGTCGTGGTTCTTGGCTCGCCAAAGTCGACATTACTTCAGCATTTAAAGTGATGCCCATCCACCCAGACTCCTGGCATTTATTTGGCGTCCGTTGGCATGAAAAATATTACTTCGCCGTCCGCCTAACCTTCGGCTGCAAAAGCAGCCCCAAGATTTTTGACATGCTGTCAGAAGCAATTTGCTGGATTCTTTCCAACAACTACGCAATTCCTTACCTTATTCACCTGCTCGACGACTTCTTAATAATTTCGCCTCCTGATGCCATCCCAGCAGCGCATCTCACTACAGTCCAAAAGGTTTTTTCCGAGCTGGGAGTTCCGATCGCCCAGGACAAAACCAGTGGCCCAGCCACGTCCATCGAATTCCTGGGCATCAGTCTGGACACCGTCAAATTCCAGGCCTCTCTACCGAAAGAGAAAATCGACAGAATAATTCTGGTCTCTTCCACGTTGCTAGACAGCCCAAGTTGCTCAAAGCGCGAACTTCTGTCTCTGCTCGGCCACCTAAACTTCGCTATGCGTATAATCCCGCAAGGCCGCCCTTTCATCTCGCATCTTCTCTCTCTCGCATCCTCCGTCGCTGCGTTAGAAGACCAAATCTCCCTAACTAATCCATGCCGTGACGAACTAAAATTATGGATAACCTTCCTTAAACAGTGGAACGGATTATCTTTTTTCTATAATACGTTGGTGTCCCTTCCAATCGATATTCAGCTCTACACCGACGCAGCTCCCTCCATTGGCTTTGGGGGATTTTATCAAGGCCGTTGGTTCGCATCTACTTGGCCACCTCAGCTCTTAGATGCGACGCATTTCCCAGCCTCTTCAGCGTTGTTTGAACTTTATCCTCTCGTCGTCGCAGCTTTTCTATGGGGGAAAGAATGGTCCACAAACAACATAATCGTCTACTGCGACAATGAAGCAACGGTGCATTGCATTAATAAAACCCGCTCGCATGCACCAGCTATGATGCCACTCCTAAGACGCCTTATTTGGATAGCAGCTTGCGATCAATTTATCATAACAGCTAAGCACGTACCCGGgtcaaaaaatgaaattgctgACTCTCTCTCACGCTTTGCTTTCCAGAAATTCAGACAGCTGGCTCCAGAAGCGGACCCCAACCCGACGCCAGTACCTCACTATTCAGAATTAATCTTCCCATAA
- the LOC125266273 gene encoding uncharacterized protein K02A2.6-like, with protein sequence MYFHGKRGAVLSHKMPDGSERPIGFMSRTLNQAERNYSQLDKEGLAVMFSLQHFHKYLIQRWAVTLRAYEYNIIYKPGKDHANADALSRLPLPTESVPEQEERVLMLENADITLITAEQVRSWTQKDPVLSRVREMVQRGFLQELIGAEFDPFTSRKDELSVQDGCVLWGARVIIPSVGRSEVLNQLHQCHPGVSRMKSLARSYVWWPKLDQDVERLVKTCRICQEHRNVPAVAPLHPWNWPEKPWQRLHVDYAGPFMGKMFLVLIDAHSKWMDVYPVNSATSAATIECLRTSFSNHGLPELIVSDNATCFVSAEFKEFLKKNGVRHVTSVPYHASSNGLVERAVQIVKGMLKKCVEGTIATKLARVLFSYRITPQTTTGLSPAELLHGRKLRCSLDFIHPDLTGKIQEQQQKQKVHHDKKAHECSFGVGDPVLVRNFTYGPKWIPGHIETVTGPLSYKVMLGDGRVVRRHVDQIHALQKLLPEEVMDCKYPDLDFSDNSAPVVAKETDETETEDISSETNPLELIGGSAQPGEITTESLTKSLSPVVRRSQRTRKLPGHLKDYYLK encoded by the exons ATGTACTTTCATGGAAAAAGAG GTGCAGTTCTTTCGCATAAGATGCCAGATGGTAGTGAAAGACCCATTGGATTTATGTCACGGACATTGAATCAAGCTGAGCGGAATTATTCGCAGTTGGACAAGGAAGGATTGGCTGTAATGTTCAGCTTACAACACTTCCATAAGTATTT GATCCAGCGATGGGCTGTGACATTAAGAGCATATGAATACAACATAATCTACAAACCTGGCAAGGATCATGCAAATGCAGATGCTCTAAGTCGGTTACCCTTGCCAACAGAATCTGTCCCTGAACAGGAGGAAAGAGTACTAATGCTGGAGAATGCAGACATAACCTTGATTACAGCAGAACAGGTGAGAAGTTGGACACAAAAAGATCCGGTATTATCCAGAGTGAGAGAAATGGTGCAACGAGGATTCCTGCAGGAATTAATAGGAGCAGAGTTTGACCCATTCACATCAAGAAAAGATGAATTAAGTGTACAGGATGGTTGTGTGCTTTGGGGGGCTCGCGTAATCATTCCCAGTGTGGGTAGATCAGAGGTCCTGAACCAGCTGCATCAGTGTCACCCCGGAGTGTCTAGAATGAAATCGTTAGCCCGAAGTTATGTGTGGTGGCCCAAATTGGACCAGGATGTGGAAAGGTTAGTTAAAACATGTCGTATTTGTCAAGAACACAGAAACGTTCCCGCTGTAGCTCCACTGCATCCTTGGAATTGGCCAGAAAAACCATGGCAAAGATTGCATGTGGATTATGCAGGACCCTTCATGGGAAAAATGTTCTTGGTCTTGATTGATGCACATTCAAAATGGATGGATGTGTATCCTGTGAACTCAGCTACATCTGCTGCAACCATTGAATGTTTGCGTACTAGCTTCAGTAACCATGGACTACCTGAACTGATTGTATCAGATAATGCTACTTGTTTTGTTAGTGCTGAATTCAAAGagttcctgaaaaaaaatggagTACGACATGTTACTTCTGTACCCTATCATGCTTCCAGTAATGGGTTGGTAGAACGGGCTGTACAAATTGTTAAAGGcatgttaaaaaaatgtgttgaaGGAACAATTGCAACTAAATTGGCTCGAGTGTTATTCAGTTACAGGATTACTCCTCAGACCACCACAGGACTCTCTCCAGCTGAACTGTTGCATGGACGGAAATTGCGATGTTCTTTGGACTTTATACATCCTGATTTAACTGGAAAGATTcaggaacaacaacaaaagcaaaAAGTCCATCATGACAAAAAGGCCCATGAATGTAGCTTTGGTGTTGGAGATCCAGTACTTGTTCGGAATTTTACTTATGGACCGAAATGGATTCCGGGGCATATTGAGACTGTGACTGGACCACTTTCTTATAAGGTGATGCTGGGTGATGGGAGAGTGGTCCGAAGACATGTAGATCAAATTCATGCCCTACAAAAATTGCTTCCAGAGGAGGTTATGGACTGTAAATATCCTGATTTGGACTTCTCTGATAATTCGGCTCCTGTAGTGGCTAAAGAGACTGATGAAACAGAGACTGAGGACATTTCTAGTGAGACTAATCCCCTTGAATTAATTGGGGGTTCTGCTCAACCTGGTGAGATAACCACTGAATCACTGACCAAATCCTTAAGCCCTGTTGTGAGACGGTCACAGAGAACCAGAAAATTGCCTGGTCATTTAAAAGATTATTatctgaagtaa